A single Vulcanisaeta distributa DSM 14429 DNA region contains:
- the ilvA gene encoding threonine ammonia-lyase, producing MTTPREIYERSLEALKVIKEAQARGLVHRTPLIRSETLSNIAGANVWLKLEALQKTGSFKVRGAYFAINNIVNKLGVKHVVTASAGNHAQGVAYSASLVGIKATVVMPQYTPWIKIARTKRYGADVILHGESYSEAEDYAVKLAKELGAYYVHAYNDPDVIAGQGTIGFEILEDLNNVDYVIVPVGGGGLISGIASVIKTVNPRVKVIGVQSEGAPGAYLSLKSGRIVTIEKVDTIADGIAVKRIGDLTFKLMSELLDDIVLVNDLEIAKAILTIAESVKVIAEGAGAASVAALISDKVKVSGNVVAIVSGGNIDMNMLFRVISKALALEGRIVKISGLLPDRPGMLGRVTSILGELGVNILDVFHERFDPTITPGYAEVSFIVELPPEEDAAKKVISRLRELGFNFSIEKP from the coding sequence ATGACAACGCCGCGTGAAATATACGAGAGATCCCTTGAGGCGCTGAAGGTAATTAAGGAGGCGCAGGCGAGAGGTCTTGTGCATAGGACACCATTAATAAGGTCTGAGACGTTAAGCAATATTGCTGGTGCAAATGTTTGGTTGAAGCTTGAGGCCCTTCAAAAAACTGGTTCGTTTAAGGTTAGGGGTGCGTACTTTGCAATTAATAATATCGTTAATAAACTCGGTGTCAAGCACGTGGTTACTGCATCCGCGGGGAACCATGCACAGGGTGTTGCGTACTCAGCTAGTCTCGTTGGTATTAAGGCAACCGTGGTTATGCCACAGTATACCCCATGGATTAAGATAGCAAGGACCAAGAGGTATGGCGCCGACGTAATACTTCATGGTGAATCCTATAGTGAGGCTGAGGATTATGCCGTGAAGTTAGCGAAGGAGTTGGGGGCCTATTATGTACATGCCTATAATGATCCAGACGTCATAGCCGGTCAGGGAACCATAGGCTTTGAGATTCTCGAGGACCTTAACAACGTTGACTACGTAATAGTGCCTGTGGGTGGTGGCGGTTTGATTTCGGGTATTGCATCCGTAATTAAGACCGTTAATCCCAGGGTTAAGGTAATTGGGGTCCAAAGTGAGGGTGCACCAGGCGCTTATCTAAGCCTTAAGAGTGGTAGGATAGTTACCATTGAGAAGGTCGACACGATTGCGGATGGCATTGCCGTTAAGAGGATTGGTGACTTAACCTTCAAATTAATGAGTGAGTTGCTTGATGATATTGTACTCGTCAATGACCTGGAGATTGCCAAGGCCATACTCACGATAGCCGAGAGTGTGAAGGTCATAGCCGAGGGCGCGGGCGCTGCTAGCGTCGCCGCCTTAATTAGTGATAAGGTTAAGGTTAGTGGTAATGTGGTTGCCATTGTTAGTGGTGGTAATATTGATATGAATATGTTGTTCAGGGTGATTAGTAAGGCATTGGCCCTTGAGGGTAGGATTGTAAAGATAAGTGGCTTATTACCGGATAGGCCGGGCATGCTTGGCAGGGTTACCTCAATACTGGGTGAGTTGGGGGTTAATATACTCGATGTTTTCCATGAGAGGTTTGACCCAACAATAACGCCTGGCTATGCCGAGGTATCATTCATCGTGGAATTACCACCTGAGGAGGACGCGGCGAAGAAGGTCATTAGCAGGCTTAGGGAGCTTGGCTTTAACTTCAGTATTGAGAAGCCGTAA
- a CDS encoding LUD domain-containing protein: MESLAPPNWDVAISRAKASNIPAVFEILKRHTYLPDLAKELRKAKEEVIRNFDYYIDLTRKSIERIGGKFYLAETPDEAREIVGKIVGNGKVIVMSKNNVATETGLRPYLEKLGNEVWETDLGEFLVQIANEEPSHILAPALHMTKERISQVMKERLGIDVPPDPVAIAQRAREFLREKFLKANVGITGANAIAADTGAVLLVENEGNIRMTSVLPPVHIVYDGIEKIVPTLYHAMIETLVQAAYAGLYPPTYVNLTAGPSSTADVEMYRVSPAQGPKEFYMILVDNGRRKAAKDPVLWEILLCVRCGRCSMHCPTYWAAGPRFGKPPYTGPMGIPWTAVTRGIMEAGPAAMLCTHSGNCREVCPMGIDLPKLILHVKNEYLKQVMKK; this comes from the coding sequence ATGGAGTCCTTGGCACCCCCGAATTGGGATGTTGCGATAAGTAGGGCTAAGGCATCAAATATACCCGCTGTTTTCGAGATTCTGAAAAGACATACATACCTACCGGACCTGGCTAAGGAGCTTAGGAAGGCTAAGGAGGAGGTAATTAGGAACTTTGATTATTACATAGATTTGACGAGGAAGTCCATCGAGAGGATAGGCGGCAAATTCTACTTAGCCGAAACTCCCGATGAGGCTAGGGAAATTGTGGGTAAGATCGTGGGTAATGGTAAGGTCATAGTCATGAGTAAGAATAACGTCGCCACGGAAACGGGGCTTAGACCCTACCTGGAGAAGCTAGGTAATGAGGTTTGGGAAACGGACCTTGGGGAGTTCCTAGTGCAAATAGCGAATGAAGAGCCAAGCCACATACTTGCACCTGCACTGCACATGACTAAGGAGAGGATCTCCCAGGTAATGAAGGAGAGGCTTGGCATTGACGTTCCACCAGACCCAGTCGCCATTGCGCAAAGGGCTAGGGAATTCCTCAGGGAGAAGTTCCTTAAGGCAAATGTGGGTATTACGGGTGCAAACGCGATTGCTGCGGACACGGGCGCAGTTCTGCTCGTTGAGAATGAGGGCAATATAAGGATGACCAGTGTATTACCCCCAGTGCACATTGTTTATGATGGCATTGAGAAGATCGTACCGACGCTATACCACGCAATGATTGAGACGCTGGTACAGGCGGCATATGCAGGGCTTTACCCACCAACATACGTGAACCTAACCGCTGGTCCGAGTAGCACTGCCGATGTTGAGATGTACAGGGTATCACCTGCCCAGGGGCCTAAGGAGTTTTACATGATCCTTGTGGATAATGGGAGGAGAAAAGCCGCGAAGGATCCAGTGCTTTGGGAAATATTACTCTGCGTAAGGTGTGGCAGGTGCAGCATGCACTGCCCAACCTACTGGGCTGCGGGACCAAGGTTTGGCAAACCACCGTACACAGGGCCTATGGGTATTCCATGGACGGCAGTGACTAGGGGCATAATGGAGGCAGGACCCGCCGCAATGCTCTGCACCCACTCTGGTAATTGTAGAGAAGTATGCCCAATGGGTATTGACCTACCCAAGTTAATACTCCATGTTAAGAATGAGTATCTAAAGCAGGTAATGAAGAAATAA
- a CDS encoding NADH-quinone oxidoreductase subunit L, with the protein MLSSLLGELMGLMLLSPIVLASPIAIYWLFNQDPRKARPLAYLAVIGLGISAITATYIEVAFPWENIAYNIPWMILPSSSGSITIYVSFIVDFLSRNMGLLTAWLAFIIGAYSLDYLANDYRLGWFWFFFNLFTASMLLTVYANDLLFMFIGWEGLGFSSWALIGHWYKDDDELSYVGRVGDKLVLDKPAWTTPSYAAYRAIATIRFGDMPMLGAIASIGILGGSLVLTPVNGVPAINWSNVISTLGVGGTIALLLAFMLGPYTKSAQVPFNDWLLTAMTGPTSVSALLHSATMVAAGVYIFMRLTESLHAAGVITYPGVEIMYLVTVYIGLLTALLGALFAMMIDERKVILAGSTMSSLGFMMGVTALTPFIPQVVHVGGYIVPLAVLVAFSYLIIHALSKATLFLVSGHLIHVTHTRFNMGNLELSKRMKLAFYATLAAAISLGGVPPLAGYWIHAAMDEVATETISVVGYGAYILMLLASLAYVAFLARFTSLNFIKGEAPHVHEEHGKYPLMVAAYTITGTAALAALAIPFVLTPHIFVEAGIDPVVIAIGIVLWVIFVIALIKPRVGNLGLITRIFERRYYLQAFMDVVLAGFGYILTVIAFYIYKGIDIFFNFIIPDATMALSRYIRTIQRGYLRTYLEMILVTLAVAVLVILIIIALL; encoded by the coding sequence ATGCTCTCAAGCCTACTCGGTGAACTAATGGGATTAATGCTACTATCACCCATAGTACTCGCATCACCAATAGCCATCTACTGGTTATTCAATCAGGACCCAAGAAAGGCAAGACCACTGGCTTACCTGGCAGTTATTGGTCTCGGCATTTCCGCAATAACGGCCACGTACATAGAGGTTGCATTCCCATGGGAAAACATAGCCTATAACATACCGTGGATGATCCTACCATCATCAAGCGGTAGCATCACTATATACGTGTCATTCATAGTGGATTTCCTCAGTCGAAACATGGGCCTACTAACGGCCTGGCTTGCCTTCATAATCGGGGCCTATAGCCTTGACTACCTAGCCAATGACTACAGGCTCGGTTGGTTCTGGTTTTTCTTCAACCTCTTCACGGCGTCCATGTTGCTCACAGTGTATGCGAATGATTTATTGTTCATGTTCATCGGTTGGGAGGGGCTTGGCTTCAGTTCGTGGGCATTGATAGGGCATTGGTATAAGGATGATGATGAGTTATCCTACGTTGGGAGGGTTGGTGATAAATTAGTACTCGATAAACCAGCCTGGACAACGCCATCGTACGCAGCCTATAGGGCAATAGCCACGATAAGATTTGGCGACATGCCAATGCTAGGCGCAATAGCCTCAATAGGCATACTGGGCGGCTCCCTAGTACTGACTCCAGTAAATGGAGTCCCAGCCATAAATTGGTCGAACGTAATCTCAACACTGGGTGTTGGTGGTACCATAGCCCTACTACTGGCGTTCATGCTCGGCCCTTACACCAAGAGTGCCCAGGTTCCATTTAATGATTGGTTGCTCACGGCAATGACAGGCCCCACATCAGTCTCAGCACTACTTCACTCGGCAACGATGGTCGCCGCAGGCGTTTACATATTCATGAGATTAACAGAGTCCCTCCACGCAGCTGGCGTCATTACTTACCCAGGCGTTGAGATTATGTACCTAGTCACGGTATACATAGGACTCCTAACGGCCTTACTTGGTGCGTTGTTCGCAATGATGATTGATGAGAGGAAGGTCATCCTGGCGGGATCCACAATGTCCTCCTTAGGCTTCATGATGGGTGTGACTGCATTAACGCCATTCATACCCCAGGTGGTTCATGTGGGTGGGTATATTGTGCCGCTGGCGGTATTGGTTGCGTTCTCGTACTTAATAATCCACGCACTGTCAAAGGCAACGTTATTCCTAGTGAGCGGGCACCTGATCCATGTTACGCACACTAGGTTTAACATGGGTAACCTAGAACTCAGTAAGAGGATGAAGCTTGCATTCTACGCCACGTTGGCGGCAGCCATATCCCTCGGCGGTGTACCACCGCTGGCTGGCTACTGGATACACGCAGCAATGGATGAGGTGGCTACGGAGACAATATCCGTGGTTGGATACGGCGCATACATACTAATGTTACTGGCAAGCCTGGCCTACGTGGCCTTCCTCGCCAGATTCACCTCCCTAAACTTCATTAAAGGTGAGGCGCCGCATGTCCATGAGGAGCATGGTAAATATCCATTAATGGTTGCTGCCTATACAATAACAGGTACTGCGGCGTTGGCAGCCCTGGCAATACCCTTTGTATTAACGCCTCACATATTCGTTGAGGCAGGTATAGATCCCGTGGTTATTGCCATAGGCATTGTTTTGTGGGTCATATTCGTAATTGCGCTGATAAAGCCTAGGGTTGGTAATCTAGGGTTAATAACAAGGATCTTTGAGAGGAGGTATTACCTGCAGGCGTTCATGGATGTGGTTTTGGCGGGCTTTGGATACATATTGACGGTAATCGCGTTCTACATATATAAGGGTATTGACATATTCTTTAACTTCATCATACCAGATGCCACGATGGCACTGTCGAGGTACATAAGGACGATACAGAGAGGCTACTTAAGGACTTACCTTGAGATGATTCTGGTTACGCTGGCCGTGGCAGTACTGGTAATATTAATAATAATTGCGTTACTTTAA
- a CDS encoding tRNA(Met) cytidine acetyltransferase TmcA, with the protein MGWTELLQGLVKEGVSSNHRRLVVFVGTDEERLAKYAADALRIFSSIVKEPHGLYMYQPEYPDAQRRMGKFKEFIEGIAASIDYRPYKDTDKLLGITVDFAVLDLMNDLKPNDVGRMGGIVRGGGIYIFMVPPLNEWIKQLTKFQQSLLVPQYRPEDVRHFLKIRFWNKLMSMDKALIINVDSGEIIKEPVIGDSQPWKQRELVMPERIRFSKAIYELAKTQDQVEALRAMEILLERPPRGRKVNVVLIADRGRGKSAIIGLALAALAHRLRKAKGRARFAVTAMNPSNVSTLMEFVIKGLKALNYDVDVSYWGGDVVSVKVGISIFIDYVRPYDMLSEEGRDIVVVDEAAMIPLPVLYGIHERFNRVIYASTIHGYEGAGRGFSLRFLKYLREDKNTKVIEYELKEPIRYAPNDPVEQWLFDTLLLDAEPAKITDEDYELISKREFNYLIPNLKEFFLSSEDRLRQFFGIYVQAHYRNEPDDLGMMMDAPHHFIRALTLSNGKIVVSVELAEEGGISDDLIDMVVRGLKLPGNIIPDRLIKYWGLTDFAKLRGWRIIRIATHPELQDRGLGTEMLRRIEEEARERGIDWVGVGFGVNAKLLNFWIKSGYMPVHISPERNPISGEYSVLLVKPISEKARDAAIYANKEFRLRLLNSLQGPFHDMEPDVVRMLLTDWDQALDPEYSPRLTEAQVRRLIAYSWGPMTYENTADAITELVKTYYLRRGLDSIALPQFYEEALICKVLQARPWREAAKVLGVRKSTLMLMLREVIKILIQYYVKYVEIPEFMISVTKSQKRSK; encoded by the coding sequence ATGGGCTGGACCGAGCTGTTGCAGGGCCTGGTTAAGGAGGGCGTATCCTCAAATCATAGGAGGCTCGTGGTATTCGTGGGTACTGACGAAGAAAGGCTGGCTAAGTACGCGGCAGACGCCCTCAGAATATTCTCATCAATTGTTAAGGAGCCGCACGGACTATACATGTATCAACCTGAGTACCCAGATGCACAGAGGAGGATGGGTAAGTTTAAGGAATTCATTGAGGGTATCGCCGCAAGTATTGACTATAGGCCTTATAAGGATACGGATAAGCTCCTCGGCATTACCGTAGACTTCGCAGTCCTAGACCTGATGAATGATTTAAAGCCGAATGACGTGGGTAGGATGGGAGGTATTGTTAGGGGTGGCGGTATCTACATATTCATGGTACCACCACTGAATGAATGGATTAAACAACTAACGAAGTTCCAGCAAAGCCTGTTAGTCCCTCAATATAGGCCTGAGGATGTTAGGCATTTCCTGAAGATTAGGTTTTGGAATAAGTTAATGAGCATGGATAAGGCGTTAATAATTAATGTCGATAGTGGCGAGATAATAAAGGAACCGGTCATTGGCGACTCTCAGCCGTGGAAGCAAAGGGAGTTAGTAATGCCTGAGAGAATCAGGTTTTCAAAGGCCATATATGAGCTGGCCAAGACCCAGGACCAGGTCGAGGCCCTTAGGGCAATGGAAATACTGCTGGAGAGACCTCCAAGGGGTAGGAAGGTGAATGTTGTGTTAATAGCGGATAGGGGCAGGGGTAAGTCTGCAATCATTGGCTTGGCATTGGCGGCTCTTGCCCATAGGCTTAGGAAGGCTAAGGGTAGGGCTAGGTTTGCCGTAACCGCGATGAACCCGAGCAATGTCTCAACGCTGATGGAGTTCGTGATAAAGGGCCTTAAGGCGCTGAATTATGATGTAGACGTGAGTTATTGGGGTGGTGATGTTGTTTCGGTTAAGGTTGGTATTTCCATCTTCATAGACTATGTAAGGCCCTACGACATGCTTAGCGAGGAGGGTAGGGACATAGTGGTCGTTGATGAGGCTGCGATGATACCGCTCCCCGTACTATATGGAATACACGAGAGGTTTAACAGGGTTATATATGCATCGACAATACATGGTTATGAGGGTGCAGGTAGGGGCTTTAGCCTTAGGTTCCTTAAGTATTTACGTGAGGATAAGAATACGAAGGTCATTGAGTACGAGCTTAAGGAACCAATTAGGTATGCGCCTAATGATCCGGTGGAACAATGGTTATTTGACACCTTGTTACTTGATGCCGAACCTGCGAAAATAACTGATGAGGATTATGAATTAATAAGTAAGCGAGAATTCAATTACCTAATACCCAATCTTAAGGAGTTCTTCCTATCAAGTGAGGATAGGCTTAGGCAATTCTTCGGTATTTATGTCCAGGCCCATTATAGGAATGAACCCGACGACTTGGGCATGATGATGGATGCGCCTCACCACTTCATAAGGGCCTTAACGCTTAGTAATGGGAAGATCGTAGTGTCTGTGGAGTTGGCTGAGGAGGGTGGCATAAGTGATGACTTAATTGACATGGTTGTGAGGGGGTTGAAATTGCCTGGGAACATAATACCGGATAGGTTAATTAAGTATTGGGGGCTTACGGACTTCGCCAAGTTAAGGGGTTGGAGGATCATTAGGATTGCGACACATCCAGAGCTTCAGGACAGGGGTCTTGGTACTGAGATGCTTAGGAGGATTGAGGAGGAGGCCAGGGAAAGGGGTATTGACTGGGTTGGTGTTGGTTTCGGCGTTAATGCTAAGTTACTGAATTTCTGGATTAAGAGTGGTTACATGCCGGTCCACATAAGCCCTGAGAGAAATCCAATAAGTGGTGAGTATAGTGTATTACTTGTTAAGCCGATAAGTGAGAAGGCCAGGGATGCGGCCATTTATGCGAATAAGGAGTTTAGGCTGAGACTACTTAATTCGTTGCAAGGCCCATTCCATGACATGGAGCCAGACGTTGTTAGGATGTTATTAACTGATTGGGATCAAGCCCTCGATCCTGAGTATAGTCCTAGACTCACGGAGGCTCAGGTTAGGCGTTTAATTGCCTATTCATGGGGCCCAATGACGTATGAAAACACTGCTGATGCAATAACTGAGCTTGTCAAGACATATTACCTGAGGAGGGGTCTTGACAGCATTGCCTTACCTCAATTCTATGAGGAGGCATTGATTTGCAAGGTTCTGCAGGCAAGGCCTTGGAGGGAGGCGGCCAAGGTCCTTGGTGTTAGGAAATCGACACTTATGCTAATGCTTAGAGAGGTAATTAAAATCCTCATTCAATACTATGTAAAGTATGTCGAAATACCAGAATTTATGATTAGTGTTACGAAATCGCAAAAAAGAAGCAAGTAG
- a CDS encoding AIR synthase family protein: MVKLSNEALRRVVFTNLGIADPDIIIGPRVGEDAAVVRVGDKYLVMHTDPITGAVEGVGWFAINIVANDIAVRGVKPRWFLLTLLLPRNVGEDGIRVIMSDVNRALIELGGSLVGGHTEYTPGIDRVIASTTAIGIGNRYVTTSGAKPGDLVLITKYVALEGTAVLANDFGEELMGKGVSKEIINRARAFLREISVVKEALEIADIANSMHDPTEGGLLQGLLEVAEASNVRLRINIDKIPILPETRLIFNALGIDPLKSLSSGTLIATVPRNQVEVAMNRLEKLGINYSVIGEVVNGEPGIELISNGRVLEEVHGFIEDEVMRLWHLKYGE; the protein is encoded by the coding sequence ATGGTTAAGTTAAGTAATGAGGCGTTAAGGAGGGTTGTATTCACGAACCTAGGTATTGCTGATCCTGACATAATCATTGGACCTAGGGTTGGTGAGGATGCGGCAGTGGTTAGAGTTGGAGATAAGTATTTAGTGATGCATACGGATCCAATAACGGGTGCTGTTGAGGGTGTTGGTTGGTTCGCAATAAATATTGTGGCTAATGATATTGCAGTTAGGGGTGTAAAACCAAGGTGGTTCTTACTAACCTTATTATTACCACGCAACGTTGGTGAAGATGGTATTAGAGTGATTATGAGCGATGTGAACAGGGCGCTCATTGAATTAGGAGGCTCATTGGTGGGTGGCCATACGGAATATACGCCTGGTATTGATAGGGTTATTGCATCAACCACAGCCATAGGCATTGGCAATCGCTATGTAACAACCTCAGGGGCTAAACCAGGCGATTTAGTCCTCATTACTAAGTACGTGGCCTTAGAAGGAACGGCAGTACTGGCTAATGATTTTGGGGAAGAATTAATGGGTAAAGGGGTCTCTAAGGAGATTATTAATAGGGCGAGGGCATTTCTCAGGGAAATAAGTGTTGTTAAAGAGGCACTTGAGATTGCCGACATTGCCAACTCAATGCATGACCCAACGGAGGGTGGCTTACTTCAGGGTTTACTTGAAGTTGCCGAGGCCAGTAATGTACGGTTAAGAATTAATATAGATAAGATACCAATCCTGCCGGAAACGAGGCTCATATTTAATGCATTGGGCATCGACCCACTTAAATCCTTAAGCTCAGGCACGCTAATAGCCACAGTTCCAAGGAATCAAGTGGAGGTCGCAATGAATAGGTTAGAGAAGCTAGGTATTAATTACTCAGTGATTGGCGAGGTCGTGAATGGTGAACCAGGTATTGAATTAATTAGTAACGGTAGGGTGCTGGAGGAGGTTCATGGTTTTATTGAGGATGAGGTCATGAGATTGTGGCATTTAAAGTACGGTGAATAA
- a CDS encoding pyrimidine dimer DNA glycosylase/endonuclease V, producing the protein MQVFRPYIDHQRSARFLDDLRLGKQRVETKQVILAILRKLNVLKDGKIGWLNHPIVVMYFNNGRPYLDDLIRYFYSVVDEWERRGFVNKISLDDVEPLIRNVDYIAGTPVTEVMAREYRRVLLLKDPCYYINKLSADELLELLNTEPVYFKGINAWIKDVYDSYVEFMGMIRKGQVPCRSIFPRR; encoded by the coding sequence ATGCAGGTATTTAGGCCATACATTGATCACCAGAGGTCAGCCAGATTTCTTGATGATTTAAGGCTTGGTAAGCAGAGAGTTGAGACTAAGCAGGTTATACTTGCAATACTTAGGAAACTCAATGTACTCAAAGATGGCAAAATTGGGTGGCTCAATCATCCAATAGTCGTTATGTACTTTAATAATGGACGCCCATATTTAGATGACCTCATTAGGTATTTCTACTCCGTTGTTGATGAGTGGGAACGTAGGGGGTTTGTGAATAAAATATCATTAGATGATGTTGAGCCATTGATTAGGAATGTGGATTATATCGCTGGGACCCCTGTGACTGAGGTTATGGCTAGGGAGTACCGCAGAGTACTATTGCTGAAGGACCCCTGCTATTACATAAATAAGCTGAGTGCTGATGAGCTACTTGAGTTATTGAATACGGAGCCCGTGTACTTTAAGGGTATCAATGCGTGGATTAAGGATGTCTATGATTCATACGTAGAATTCATGGGCATGATAAGGAAGGGTCAAGTGCCTTGTAGGTCGATATTTCCAAGGAGGTGA
- a CDS encoding Na+/H+ antiporter subunit D has protein sequence MSLPVHSDPILITSLALPFIASIIAGIIGRRYSRAAMVLTSVSFIPLFIYASYLLALGAFYLVPLGSPLPRPIGTMYLISDGLSNAFGLAIALVGITLEIASYPYMKHRFHVLELPEQFDVYYLLFTLCAASMELLIYAYNLLLIYIALEISLITPVILIYYYGYDTQGKTRRWIALLYFVYGMLASTLFLIGAVMVALENNTMDLAAVKNISLIAWALMFIGLLIKLPSFGPHVWIPWVHGSHPTPVAALISGLVGLMAYVLARLYLISPYFINEFRLPILIYAIIGGIIISLGVIRHQYHYKWLLAYSTAANSTYLLIGLTLGSYGILGLTMHYISHLFGKTVLFMTAASIIVYYEEFDIRRMGGLQTYMPSVGAAAVLGWMALSGVLTLSLLAEFYLFLGLVNVVLPSYGLWVFIGLAVGLAVVFILTGYYGFWTLKQVFYGQPRGNYHKVNVDPKLVVPLYMLGLAAIILLFPPASTYLVHSILMGISTIMG, from the coding sequence ATGAGCTTACCCGTACATAGTGACCCCATACTAATAACTTCGCTTGCACTACCCTTCATAGCCTCGATAATAGCTGGAATAATAGGCAGGAGATACAGTAGGGCTGCCATGGTCCTCACGTCGGTTTCATTCATACCACTGTTCATATACGCATCCTACCTATTGGCACTTGGTGCATTCTACCTGGTACCCCTTGGTAGTCCTTTACCAAGACCAATAGGTACAATGTACCTGATAAGTGACGGCCTAAGCAATGCCTTTGGACTGGCAATAGCGCTCGTTGGAATAACACTGGAGATTGCCTCCTACCCGTACATGAAGCATAGGTTCCACGTACTTGAGCTACCCGAGCAATTCGACGTGTATTACCTACTCTTCACATTATGTGCTGCGAGTATGGAATTGCTAATATATGCATATAATCTATTGCTAATCTACATTGCCCTTGAGATTTCGTTGATAACGCCCGTAATATTGATTTATTACTACGGTTATGACACCCAGGGTAAAACAAGGCGTTGGATAGCCCTCCTGTACTTCGTATACGGAATGCTGGCAAGCACATTATTCCTAATAGGCGCGGTAATGGTGGCTCTGGAGAACAATACCATGGACCTCGCCGCAGTGAAGAATATATCCCTCATAGCGTGGGCATTGATGTTCATTGGACTATTAATAAAGCTACCAAGCTTTGGCCCACACGTGTGGATACCCTGGGTCCACGGTTCTCACCCAACCCCAGTGGCAGCCTTGATATCAGGCCTTGTTGGCCTAATGGCTTATGTGCTGGCCAGGCTATACTTAATCTCTCCATACTTCATTAATGAATTTAGGTTGCCAATACTCATATACGCAATAATTGGCGGCATCATTATAAGCCTCGGTGTAATTAGGCATCAGTATCACTATAAGTGGTTGTTAGCGTACTCGACGGCGGCCAACTCCACATACCTATTAATAGGGCTGACGCTGGGCTCATACGGAATACTTGGACTAACCATGCACTACATATCGCACCTATTCGGTAAGACTGTCCTATTCATGACCGCGGCCTCCATAATTGTTTACTACGAGGAGTTTGACATAAGAAGAATGGGTGGCCTACAGACCTACATGCCGTCTGTCGGCGCGGCTGCCGTGCTCGGCTGGATGGCTCTCTCAGGAGTACTGACCCTATCATTACTTGCCGAGTTTTACCTATTCCTTGGCCTCGTGAATGTCGTACTGCCATCATATGGGCTTTGGGTATTTATAGGCTTGGCCGTTGGGCTAGCCGTGGTATTCATATTAACGGGGTACTACGGCTTCTGGACACTAAAGCAGGTGTTTTATGGGCAGCCCAGGGGTAATTACCACAAGGTTAATGTTGACCCTAAGCTCGTGGTGCCATTATATATGCTTGGCCTAGCCGCAATAATACTTTTATTCCCACCGGCATCCACATACCTTGTGCACTCAATACTAATGGGTATTAGCACAATAATGGGGTGA
- a CDS encoding RidA family protein: MPRTTVFTEKAPKPIGPYSQAVNVGNFLFVSGQIPIDPSTGQLVKGGIKEQTERVLENIKAILEAAGYSLSNVAWVFVALKDLSKFSEFNEVYSRYFRENPPARITVEVSNLPGGALVEISVIAVKD, encoded by the coding sequence ATGCCGAGGACAACGGTATTCACTGAAAAGGCTCCTAAACCAATAGGCCCATACTCACAGGCTGTGAATGTCGGTAATTTCCTATTCGTCAGTGGTCAAATACCCATTGACCCATCCACAGGGCAGTTGGTTAAGGGTGGGATTAAGGAGCAGACTGAGAGGGTTCTTGAGAATATTAAGGCAATCCTTGAGGCCGCTGGTTATTCATTAAGTAATGTGGCTTGGGTATTCGTGGCGCTTAAGGACTTGAGCAAATTCTCGGAGTTTAATGAGGTTTATTCGAGGTACTTTAGGGAGAATCCACCTGCACGCATTACTGTTGAGGTAAGCAACCTACCCGGTGGCGCCTTGGTGGAGATATCCGTTATTGCCGTTAAGGATTAG